The following is a genomic window from Gammaproteobacteria bacterium.
TCAAGGTCATGGTAGACACCTCTGTCCAAGGCATGATCATTCCTCTTTAGATTTCTCATGCCATCAGTCTAGATGTGTTACCTATGTCTCCGAACGCTTTGTAACCCATGTCCCCGGTTTGTACACGCGGCTCACCCTACCTGCTTTGATGCACCACGCAATAACTAAAAGGCATTGCGCCAAGTGATCCCCAATCAGGCCGCTGACACCCAGCCATTTTCTGTTTCCTCGAGGCTCATCCCATTTGAATAGATGTTTCTGTTGAATTTCCCGAGTCGCTCGATGAGTTCGCGAATAGATGAATTTCCCGTAACGTATTCCTGATAGATCATCCGCAGCAACCGTTCGGCTGGCTTTGTAATTTTGCCTCTGTGTTTTTCCCAGCCCCTAATGGTGTTTTCACTAACGCCAAGCATCGCTGCCAACTGCGCTTGGGGCATATCAAGTTCTTTTCGCAAAAAACGAATCTCGGCCCCACTGAGGTGAGGCTTATTTTGAACCAAATTCAAACCAATGGCTTTATGCAATCCCTCAACGTCATGTATTGCGACTCCATGACCATACGAGGTTTCTTTCATGACAAATCCGTTCCGTAACCAGATGTTACGGAGGCCGCAACTTGTATAGTGGTACATGTTTTCTTTTTTCATGGGGCTTAAGCTCCAAATACCGTAATTATCACTGCATAATTTCCAGCGTCGTCTTTTTCCAAAGCAACAACTACAGTAACTATCTCTCCGGCAGACATCACTTCCATCTTCATCTCCCAATTCCCTTTAATACTGGGAGCGGGACCCTCGATCACGCGGCCGTGCGTCAAACATCTCATCACCTGAATTCTTGAAATCTTGCGCTGTCGCATGCGCTTTTCCGCATGGGCCGTGAAAATCACCCTCGAGCTATCCTCAGCAATTTCTTTGATGAGTTTTCTCGCCCTGTCAGGGGTGATGTTGAAATCAACCACATTGGATTCTTTGCTGGCCAAGTCCCTTGTCCCTGATTATCGCCCCATACCGTCAATTATTGACGGTTTTAAGTACTCCTTCAAGCAGTCCCTCGCGTCAACACATCACTCAACGCATCGCACCAAACCAACAAACTCTTTAAAATACAATCAGATATAGTCACTTAAGCTTAGCCGCGGGGATTGAAAAAAGCGTCCCCATGATGATCAGCTGCCTCCCACTCCAAACCCCCAAGTGCACGCCCAAGCCCCTCCCTGTTTCATTTCCCCACCCGTACCCGTTACAATCCCCTCATTCCCAAAACAAATTCTCAGCACGGAGCAATTCAATGTCAGCACTGATCTGCGGCTCGTTCGCGTTTGATAACGTGATGGTCTTCCCCGATAAATTCAAAAACCACATCCTGCCTGACAAGACCCACATGATTAACGTGTCGTTTCTGGTGCCCGAGATGCGTCGCAGTTTTGGTGGTTGCGCTGGCAACATTGCCTACAACCTGAAATTGCTGGGTGGCAGCCCGCTGCCCATGGCCACCGTGGGTAACGATTTTGCCGAGTACCGCGCCTGGTTTGAGAAACACGGCATTTCCACCAAGCACGTCAAAGAAAAATCCGATAGCTACACCGCCCAGGCATTCATCACCACCGACATGGACGACAACCAGATCACTGCGTTTCATCCTGGTGCCATGGGCTATGCCCACGAAAACAGCGTGACCGACGCCAAGGGCGTGAAGATCGGCATCATTTCACCCGATGGTCGCGACGGCATGATTCTGCATGCCCGCGAGTTTGTCGAAGCCGGCATTCCGTTCATTTTCGATCCCGGTCAGGCGATGCCGATGTTTGACGGCGACGATCTGAAAGCCTTCATCGATCAGGCGACCTGGGTCACCGTCAATGATTATGAAGCGGAAATGATGTACGAGCGCACCGGCCTGAGCCCGCATGACATTGCCGAGCGCGTCGAAGCCTTCATCGTCACCCAGGGCAGCAAGGGTTCGCACATTTACACCAAAAAGCACCGCATCGAGATTCCCTGCGCCAAGGCAGCAGAACTGTCTGACCCCACCGGCTGTGGCGATGCCTACCGCGCTGGCCTGCTGTACGGTTTGATGCATGACCTGGACTGGGACACCACCGGCCGGATTGCCTCGCTGATCGGCGCGATCAAGATCGAAAGCCACGGCCCGCAGAACCATCGTTTCAGCCGCAAGGAATTTGGGGAACGATATGCCCGCGAGTTTGGTCACACATTAGCAACGTTCTGAGATTACACTTTCATTCATGACTAGGCTGTACCAAAAACTCGGCCCCCTGGCTCCCCTGGGGGCCTTCTTCGTTTTCTGCATTGCGTTTTTCGCCGTCAATCGTGCGGGCCTAAGCCTGTACTTTGCCGACGAGTTGCAGGGGATCGAACAACTGTGGCGGATTTATCCCATCGGTCTGCGCATGGACGCAGTGCTGCTAAGCGCGGCACTGCTGCTGCCGGCGCTGCTGATGCTGTTGTTGCCATTGTCCTGGCAGCGCCGCCTGCACGTGCCGCTGACGTTGTACTTCAGCGCCTGGGTGATGCTGATCATCGGCATGGAAGTGGTCACCGGGCCGTTCATGAACGAGTACACCAGCCGCCCCAATCAGCTTTTCTTCCAGTACTTCACCCATCCCAAGGAAGTACTGCTGACGGTGTGGGGCGAATATCCCGTCGCCCTGCCCATGCTCAGCCTGCTGTGGCTAGCATTTGGGGTGTTGTGCTGGCAAGCAGTGTCGCGACTGTTGCGGGCGCAACAGCCTTGGCCCGTGGTGCTGCGCCTGCTGGTGCTGCCGCTGCTGATCGTGCTGCTGATCATCGGCATGCGTTCGGGCATCAACAAGGCCACGCCGAATCCGGGACTGGCGGCGTTTTCCGGCAACCCTCTGGCCAACCAGTTGGGACTGAATTCCAGCTATTCGTTGCTGTACGCGCTGTACCGGCAGAATCAGGCGAGCATTATCGCGGACGAGCTGTACGGCAGCCTGCCGGATGAGGAAGTATTTACTCGCGTGCGCCGCGCCGCGCATATCGACGGCCCGCAGGATGCGACGCTGCCAACCCTGCACCAGCAGACGCCGGCCATTGCCCGCGACAAACCGCTCAATCTGGTGGTCATCATCATGGAAAGCATGGGCGCGGAATACATGGCCAGCCTGGGCGGCCTGCCGCTGACGCCGAATCTGGAAAAACTGGCCGAGCAGGGCACGCTGTTCAGTCAGCTCTACGCCACCGGCATCCGCACTTCGCGCGGCATGGAGGCGTTGCTCAGTGCCTATCCACCCACCACCTGGCACAGCACAATTCTGAAGCTGAACAAGTCACAGCAGAATTTTTTCACCATCGGCAGCCTGCTCAAACAACACGGCTACCACACCCGCTTCATCTACAGCGGCGAAAGTCATTTCGACAACATGCGCGGCTTCATGCTCAACAACGGTTTTGATGAAGTGCTCGACACCGCCGACTTCCCCGTCGATGCTGAACGCACCTCGTGGGGCGCATCGGACGAAGCGCTGTTCCGCTTTGCCAACGAAAAATTCAAACAAACGCCGCAGCCCTTCGCCAACGTGGTGCTGACCCTGACCAATCACGCGCCGTACGATTTCCCCGAAGGCAAAATCGACAACTACGATCAGCCACGGCAAAACCCGCACAACAGCGCCAAGTACGCGGATTATGCGCTGGGCAAGTTCTTCGAGCAGGCACAAAAAGAAGCCTATTTCGCCAACACTGTGTTCCTGCTGGTGGCCGATCACCCGATGCTGGTGCGCGCCACAGAACTGGTGCCCGTGCAAAAATACCAAATCGTCGGTCTGCTGCTCGGCCCCAACGTCCCCAAGCAGCGGTTGGACACTCTGTCTAGCCAAATCGACTTGCTGCCCACTGCACTGAGCGCCATGGGCCTGGAAAATCACAACCCGATGATAGGCCGCGACCTGTTGAGTCTGCCGGCCAATGATCCCGGTCGCGCCATCATGCAGTACGACAACAACCACGCCTATCAGGTGGGCGATCAGGTGGTGATCCACACCCCGGAAAATCCCGCGCAGCAGTTCCGCGTTGTCGGCGATCAACTGCAACCGGTGCCGCTGGACCCGGAACTGGCCAAGGACGCGCTGGCCCACGCGCTGTTCCCCGGCGCGGCCTACGAAAAACAGCTATACCGGCTGCCATAAAAAAAGCCCGGCGATGCCGGGCTTGATACGCACACTTTTTTTTCGATCGACTAGCCCGGCGGCCACTTCATCGCCCGCCCACCCAGCACATGCATATGGGTGTGGTACACCGTCTGGCCACCATCCTGATTGCAGTTAATCACGGTGCGATAACCACTGTCGGCAAAGCCTTCGGCCTTGGCCAGCTTTTGCGCGGTCAGCAGCATCTTGCCCAACACCATTTGATGCGCCTGATCAAAATCGTTCAGCGTCGCCACGTGCTCGGTGGGAATAATCAGCAGGTGCTTGGGTGCCTGGGGGCTGATGTCGCGAAATGCGACCACGTCATCGTCGCGATAAACTTCGTTCGCCGGAATTTTTCCGGCCACAATCTTACAAAACAAACAATCGGTCATTGTTCCTCCCGGTTCAGCTCAGGATTCGCGGCGCAGGGCCGTCAATATCCACAGAGCGATCAGTAATTTGGCTGGCGTGGTAGTATACGGCAGCTATTATGCATCGCATTGATTTACAGCACATCTTTACCTGCCATAGAAAAATTTGTCATGAATCTGGATATTTTTGGTCTCGACACAGAACTTGTCACCACCGCGTCACGTTTGCTGATCGCTCTGGCCGCTGGCGGCCTGATCGGCCTGGAACGCTCCTACAACGGTCGCCCTGCCGGTTTTCGCACTCACGCGCTGGTGTGCATGGCCTCGTCACTGCTGATGCTGCTGACGGTGTACCAGTGGGAGCTGCTCAAGGGCGTTCCCCTCGACACCATCCGCGTTGACCCTACCCGCATGGCGCAGGGCATCATGACCGGCATCGGTTTCTTGGGCGCCGGCGTCATCATGAAAGAGGCGCACACTATTCGCGGCCTGACCACCGCCGCTTCCATCTGGATCACTGCGGCCATTGGCGTGCTCATCGGCGTGGGTTTTTTCCTCGCCGCCGGCATTGCCACCGTACTGGCACTGGGCACCCTGTCAGCGTTCCGCTGGCTTGAATCCAAACTGCCGTCGCTGACCCTGGGCGCCCTGTCGGTGCAGACACTGCGCAAGTCGCAACTGACCGAAGACGAGATTCTCGAAATTGTCCGCTACCACAACATCGAGTCCAGCAGCCGCAGTTACCAACTGGAAAACGATGGCAAATCCATGCGCTACGAAATGCTGCTGCGCACCCGCCATGAGAAGAATTTCCGCCTGCTGGCCGAGACCCTCACCCAGATGGAGGAAATCCAGGCGTTCAGTGTCACGCCGCGCTCGCCATAATCATTTTTGTATCGAGCTTACAAAATTATTCACATTGAACTATTGACAACCCCAAGTGCGATTCGGACAACCTAAAAAAGCGGCTTTTTTTGCTCTGAAATTTTTTATTATTTAAAAACAACAAGTTAAGTTACAGCACAAATATTATACAATTTAATACCGCGCCTTGCGCTATGGCCACTTAGACGACTTTCCCCCACTTCATCCACATAGTTATCCACAGGCTTTGTGGATAAGCCGCTTTTGTCCAACAGCACAGCAAGTTACCCCGTTTTCGCAATGCGGTATGCGAAAAATCCGCTGCATGTTACAGTCGCGCGATGATCGTTCGCCTTGCCATTGCGACTCCGCTGCGTCGCCTGTTTGACTACCTGCCACCCCCAGGCCACCACCCGCTGCTGCAACCCGGCATGCGCGTCAGTGTTCCATTTGGTCGTCAGCAAAAAATCGGCGTGATTCTCTCGCTGGAACAAACCAGCGAAGTGCCTCGCGACAAACTCAAGGCCATCAGCCACGTCATCGACGAACAACCGCTGCTGCCAGCCAGCCACCTCGACTGGTTAAGCTGGCTCAGCAACTATTACCACCATTCGTTGGGCGACACGGTGTTCTCGGCGCTGCCCACCCTGCTGCGCCAGAATCATCCGGCCCAGGCCAAAACCATCAGCCTGTGGCAACTGACCACCGAGGGCCGTGACGCCCAAGTCGAACAGCTCAAGCGCGCGCCCAAGCAGGCCAGTCTGCTCAGTATTCTCCAGGCCGACTCTGCCGGCCAAAGCAGCGCGCTGCTGGACGAAAAAATTGATGGCTGGCGTCCGGCGATGAAAAAATTGCTGGAAAAAAACTGGGTGGTGGAAATTCAGCAAAGCAGCCTTGCCAGCCACGCCCACATCAGCGCGCAAGCGCCGCTGCGACTCAATCAGGAACAACACGCCGCCTGCGAAGCAGTGCGCGCCGGTCTGGGCAGTTATCACTGTTTTCTGCTTGATGGCGTGACCGGCAGCGGCAAAACCGAAGTCTATCTGCAAATCATCGAGCAAGTGCTTACTCGCGGCGAACAGGCGATGGTGCTGGTGCCAGAAATCGGCCTGACGCCACAACTGCTGGACCGTTTCATCCGTCGTTTTCCCCAGCCCATGGCGCTGCTGCACTCTGGCCTGAACGACACCGAACGACTCAACAACTGGCTGGCGGCGAAAAGCGGCGAAGCACGCATCATCATTGGCACCCGCTCGGCGATTTTCACCCCCCTGGCCAAACCCGGCATCATCATCATCGACGAAGAACATGATGCCTCGTTCAAACAAGGCGATGGCCTGCGCTACCACACCCGCGACATCGCGCTGGTGCGCGCCAATCGCCAGGGCATTCCGGTGCTGCTTGGCTCGGCCACGCCGTCACTGGAAAGTTTGTACAACTGCCAACAGAAACGCTTCACCCGCTTGCGACTGCAAAAGCGCGCCGGCCACGCTGCCGCCCCCGGCATCGAAACCCTGGACCTGCGCAACCAGCCCATGCTGGAAAACATCAGCCACGCGCTGTTGCGCGAAACCAAAAAACATCTTGAGCGCGGCAATCAGGTGCTGTTCTTTTTGAACCGGCGCGGCTTTGCGCCAACCCTGATTTGTCATCAGTGCGGCAACATCGAAATGTGCCGCCGCTGCGACACCCACATGACCCTGCACCAGCAGAGCAAACGTCTGTGCTGTCATCACTGCGGCAGCGAACGCCCCATTCCCCACCAGTGCCCAAGCTGTGGCGAACTGGACATCCGCCCCCAGGGCTTTGGCACCGAGCGGGTGGAAAAAGCGCTGGCGGAACATTTTGCCAACTACGAGGTGATCCGCATCGACCGCGACACCACCCGCCGCAAAGGTTCGTTTGAGGCGCTGCTGGACAAAGTGCATTCCGGTGCCGGCCAAATTTTGCTGGGCACGCAAATGCTGGCCAAAGGCCACGACTTCCCCAACGTCACGCTGGTCGGCATTCTCGACGCCGACGGCGGTTTGTTCAGCATGGATTTTCGCGCCACCGAACGCCTGGCGCAGCTCGTCACCCAGGTCGCTGGTCGCGCTGGTCGTGGCGACAAACCGGGCAAGGTCATCATCCAGACCCACCACCCGGAACATCCGCTGCTGACCACACTGATCCGCGACGGCTTCCACGCCTTCGCCGAAGCCGCGCTGGACGAACGCCGCCAGGCGCAGTTTCCGCCCTACCGCTTCGCCGCACTGATCCGCGCCGAAGCCACCGCGCAAGCCTTACCGATGGACGTGCTATCCGCGCTGCACACACTGAGTGAAAATCACAGCAAAGTAGAATTCCTCGGCCCGGTTCCCGCCGTGATCGAAAAGCGCGCCGGACGATTCCGCGCGCAACTATTGCTGATCGCCGAACACCGCCGCGACCTGCACGCACTGCTCGCGAAAATCATTCAGTTTCTGGAAAATCACAAAGACGCGAAAAAGGTGAGATGGAGCGTGGACGTGGATCCGCAGGATATGAGTTAACTCCCCAACCGTAGGGTGCGCCGCGCACCCTACGGAAAGACGTATGGGGAAAGGAAGTAGGGCATAAAAAAGCCCGACTCGTTAGAATCGGGCTTTTGGAATATGGTGGCTACACCGGGAATCGAACCTGGGACCCCATCATTATGAGTGATGTGCTCTAACCAGCTGAGCTATGTAGCCTTACCCCGTTGCGGGGAGTGCGCATTTTGCGGATTAGTGCCCCAAATGTCAACCCCGGGCGTCACTAAACCGACGGGAATTTAACCAGTTAGACGTTAAAGCGGAAGTGCATTACATCGCCGTCCTGTACGATGTATTCCTTGCCTTCCAGGCGCCATTTGCCGGCATCTTTGGCACCGTTTTCACCCTTGTATGCGACAAAATCTGCATAGGCAACCACTTCGGCGCGAATGAAGCCTTTCTCGAAATCGGTATGGATCACGCCGGCGGCCTGCGGTGCGGTGGCACCGATTTTCACCGTCCAGGCGCGAACTTCTTTGACGCCGGCGGTGAAGTAGGTTTGCAGTCCCAGCAACGAGTAGCCGGCGCGGATTACGCGATCCAGACCGGGTTCTTCCAGACCCAGGTCGGCGAGGAAGTCCTTTTTCGACGCATCATCCAGCTCGGCGATTTCGGCCTCGATGGCCGCACAGACTGGCACCACTGCCGCGCCTTCCTTCTCGGCCAGGGCGCGCACCTTGTCCAGCAGCGGGTTGTTCTGAAAACCGTCGTCGGCAACGTTGGCGATGTACATGGTAGGCTTGCTGGTCAGCAACTGGATTTCTTTCATCAGGACTTTTTCGTCCTCGCTGAATTCCAGCGCCCGGACTGGCTCGCCTTTATCCAACTGGGCTTTCAGCCGCTCGAACAGGGCCTGCTGTGCCTTGGCCTTTTTGTCGCCACTTTTGGCGATTTTGGCTACGCGCAGCAGACTTTTCTCCACGGATTCCATGTCTGCCAGCGCCAGTTCGGTGTTGATGATTTCGATGTCGCGCAATGGGTCGACCGAGCCGGAAACGTGGGTGATGTCGCCGTCTTCAAAGCAGCGCACCACGTGGGCAATGGCATTGGTTTCGCGGATATTGGCCAAAAACTTGTTACCCAGACCTTCACCCTTGGAGGCTCCGGCGACCAGTCCGGCGATGTCGACAAATTCCATGGTGGTGGGCAGCACGCGCTGCGGGTTGACGATGGCGGCCAGGGCATCCAGGCGCGCATCGGGCATGGGCACCACACCGACGTTGGGTTCGATGGTGCAGAACGGGTAGTTGGCGGCATCGATGCCGGCCTTGG
Proteins encoded in this region:
- a CDS encoding LTA synthase family protein, with the protein product MTRLYQKLGPLAPLGAFFVFCIAFFAVNRAGLSLYFADELQGIEQLWRIYPIGLRMDAVLLSAALLLPALLMLLLPLSWQRRLHVPLTLYFSAWVMLIIGMEVVTGPFMNEYTSRPNQLFFQYFTHPKEVLLTVWGEYPVALPMLSLLWLAFGVLCWQAVSRLLRAQQPWPVVLRLLVLPLLIVLLIIGMRSGINKATPNPGLAAFSGNPLANQLGLNSSYSLLYALYRQNQASIIADELYGSLPDEEVFTRVRRAAHIDGPQDATLPTLHQQTPAIARDKPLNLVVIIMESMGAEYMASLGGLPLTPNLEKLAEQGTLFSQLYATGIRTSRGMEALLSAYPPTTWHSTILKLNKSQQNFFTIGSLLKQHGYHTRFIYSGESHFDNMRGFMLNNGFDEVLDTADFPVDAERTSWGASDEALFRFANEKFKQTPQPFANVVLTLTNHAPYDFPEGKIDNYDQPRQNPHNSAKYADYALGKFFEQAQKEAYFANTVFLLVADHPMLVRATELVPVQKYQIVGLLLGPNVPKQRLDTLSSQIDLLPTALSAMGLENHNPMIGRDLLSLPANDPGRAIMQYDNNHAYQVGDQVVIHTPENPAQQFRVVGDQLQPVPLDPELAKDALAHALFPGAAYEKQLYRLP
- a CDS encoding DUF4258 domain-containing protein, producing MASKESNVVDFNITPDRARKLIKEIAEDSSRVIFTAHAEKRMRQRKISRIQVMRCLTHGRVIEGPAPSIKGNWEMKMEVMSAGEIVTVVVALEKDDAGNYAVIITVFGA
- the ychF gene encoding redox-regulated ATPase YchF; this translates as MGFKCGIVGLPNVGKSTLFNALTKAGIDAANYPFCTIEPNVGVVPMPDARLDALAAIVNPQRVLPTTMEFVDIAGLVAGASKGEGLGNKFLANIRETNAIAHVVRCFEDGDITHVSGSVDPLRDIEIINTELALADMESVEKSLLRVAKIAKSGDKKAKAQQALFERLKAQLDKGEPVRALEFSEDEKVLMKEIQLLTSKPTMYIANVADDGFQNNPLLDKVRALAEKEGAAVVPVCAAIEAEIAELDDASKKDFLADLGLEEPGLDRVIRAGYSLLGLQTYFTAGVKEVRAWTVKIGATAPQAAGVIHTDFEKGFIRAEVVAYADFVAYKGENGAKDAGKWRLEGKEYIVQDGDVMHFRFNV
- a CDS encoding helix-turn-helix domain-containing protein: MKKENMYHYTSCGLRNIWLRNGFVMKETSYGHGVAIHDVEGLHKAIGLNLVQNKPHLSGAEIRFLRKELDMPQAQLAAMLGVSENTIRGWEKHRGKITKPAERLLRMIYQEYVTGNSSIRELIERLGKFNRNIYSNGMSLEETENGWVSAA
- a CDS encoding histidine triad nucleotide-binding protein, which produces MTDCLFCKIVAGKIPANEVYRDDDVVAFRDISPQAPKHLLIIPTEHVATLNDFDQAHQMVLGKMLLTAQKLAKAEGFADSGYRTVINCNQDGGQTVYHTHMHVLGGRAMKWPPG
- a CDS encoding carbohydrate kinase family protein, which translates into the protein MSALICGSFAFDNVMVFPDKFKNHILPDKTHMINVSFLVPEMRRSFGGCAGNIAYNLKLLGGSPLPMATVGNDFAEYRAWFEKHGISTKHVKEKSDSYTAQAFITTDMDDNQITAFHPGAMGYAHENSVTDAKGVKIGIISPDGRDGMILHAREFVEAGIPFIFDPGQAMPMFDGDDLKAFIDQATWVTVNDYEAEMMYERTGLSPHDIAERVEAFIVTQGSKGSHIYTKKHRIEIPCAKAAELSDPTGCGDAYRAGLLYGLMHDLDWDTTGRIASLIGAIKIESHGPQNHRFSRKEFGERYAREFGHTLATF
- a CDS encoding primosomal protein N', translating into MIVRLAIATPLRRLFDYLPPPGHHPLLQPGMRVSVPFGRQQKIGVILSLEQTSEVPRDKLKAISHVIDEQPLLPASHLDWLSWLSNYYHHSLGDTVFSALPTLLRQNHPAQAKTISLWQLTTEGRDAQVEQLKRAPKQASLLSILQADSAGQSSALLDEKIDGWRPAMKKLLEKNWVVEIQQSSLASHAHISAQAPLRLNQEQHAACEAVRAGLGSYHCFLLDGVTGSGKTEVYLQIIEQVLTRGEQAMVLVPEIGLTPQLLDRFIRRFPQPMALLHSGLNDTERLNNWLAAKSGEARIIIGTRSAIFTPLAKPGIIIIDEEHDASFKQGDGLRYHTRDIALVRANRQGIPVLLGSATPSLESLYNCQQKRFTRLRLQKRAGHAAAPGIETLDLRNQPMLENISHALLRETKKHLERGNQVLFFLNRRGFAPTLICHQCGNIEMCRRCDTHMTLHQQSKRLCCHHCGSERPIPHQCPSCGELDIRPQGFGTERVEKALAEHFANYEVIRIDRDTTRRKGSFEALLDKVHSGAGQILLGTQMLAKGHDFPNVTLVGILDADGGLFSMDFRATERLAQLVTQVAGRAGRGDKPGKVIIQTHHPEHPLLTTLIRDGFHAFAEAALDERRQAQFPPYRFAALIRAEATAQALPMDVLSALHTLSENHSKVEFLGPVPAVIEKRAGRFRAQLLLIAEHRRDLHALLAKIIQFLENHKDAKKVRWSVDVDPQDMS
- a CDS encoding MgtC/SapB family protein; protein product: MNLDIFGLDTELVTTASRLLIALAAGGLIGLERSYNGRPAGFRTHALVCMASSLLMLLTVYQWELLKGVPLDTIRVDPTRMAQGIMTGIGFLGAGVIMKEAHTIRGLTTAASIWITAAIGVLIGVGFFLAAGIATVLALGTLSAFRWLESKLPSLTLGALSVQTLRKSQLTEDEILEIVRYHNIESSSRSYQLENDGKSMRYEMLLRTRHEKNFRLLAETLTQMEEIQAFSVTPRSP